AATGTAGATAAGAATTATAGCCggtgtctctttttttttcctacacgtttttagtttttaggaGAATCTTGAAtctgttgctcaaaaaaaaaaaggagaatctTGAATCTTCTAGAGTCACTCGCTTGTAACTGACAAAGCTCTGCAGAGAGATATGGCGGGAGCTGCTTCCACCTCCGATCTACCGTTAAAAATCATAACCGGAGCTGATGCGTTCGGAGCAAGCCTCAAGGACGCGATGGTCTCCCACCTCCGCTCCCTCGGCATAGCCGTGGAGGATACCGGCGTGTCGTCATACTACTCCGCCGGATCCGAAGTCGGCCGCCGCGTCTCCTCCGCATCATCTTCCTCCTCCGAAATCCGCGGCTTGGTATGCTGCGGCACCGGCGTCGGAGTCGCGATGTTCGCAAACAAGTTCCCGGGAGTCTACGCCGCCACGTGTCTCACCGTCGAAGACGCCGTTAACGCTAGATCGATCAGCGACTGCAACGTCCTCGCGCTCTCCGGCGCGAAAACTTCGCCGGAATCCGCGGTGGAGATCTTCGACGCGTGGATCGGAACTCCGTTCAAATCCCCCTGTCCTGCCTCCGGATCGGAGACGTGGAGCTCCGAGATCTCCTCCTTCCTCGACGATTCCCTCTCCGAGATGGCTCAAATCGGAAAATCCACCGATCATCTTAGTCCGGTTTATATCGGTTCAATACATTAATTTACGTTGAATAAGATCCGGTTTATATCGGTCCAATACGTTAATTTACGTTGAATAAGACCCGGTTTATTTCGGTTCTATACATTAATTTATGTTGAATTGTATTAACCAGACTAAACCAGAATCCGATTCATGCGCGATTTGCTGCTTGGCCAAGAACAGAGAGTTCACTCCGGTTGAGATAATGCCTGGAGGTTCGATGAAGATCGTGAGGGAGACGCCGACGTCGGCCATCGTGAGGTTCAAAGCAGGGAGTGTGGAGCCGGCGCACCACCACACGTTTGGCCATGATCTTGTAGTCATCAAAGGGAAGAAGAGTGTGTGGAATATAAGCAAGAGTGAGAGAGCTGATCTCGTTGAGGGAGATTATCTATTCACTCCGGCTGGTGATGTTCACAGAGTCAAGTATCATGAAGACACTGAGTTCTTCATCACTTGGGATGGCCATTGGGATATCTTCCTTGACGAAGATCTCGAGACTGCAAAGAAAGCTATAGAACAAGAAGCTTCCTGAAGCTGAAGCTGGAAAAAAGTTTGCTC
This region of Brassica napus cultivar Da-Ae chromosome C5, Da-Ae, whole genome shotgun sequence genomic DNA includes:
- the LOC106427408 gene encoding DNA damage-repair/toleration protein DRT102, which translates into the protein MAGAASTSDLPLKIITGADAFGASLKDAMVSHLRSLGIAVEDTGVSSYYSAGSEVGRRVSSASSSSSEIRGLVCCGTGVGVAMFANKFPGVYAATCLTVEDAVNARSISDCNVLALSGAKTSPESAVEIFDAWIGTPFKSPCPASGSETWSSEISSFLDDSLSEMAQIGKSTDHLSPTKPESDSCAICCLAKNREFTPVEIMPGGSMKIVRETPTSAIVRFKAGSVEPAHHHTFGHDLVVIKGKKSVWNISKSERADLVEGDYLFTPAGDVHRVKYHEDTEFFITWDGHWDIFLDEDLETAKKAIEQEAS